The Anolis carolinensis isolate JA03-04 chromosome 2, rAnoCar3.1.pri, whole genome shotgun sequence genome has a window encoding:
- the LOC100551916 gene encoding uncharacterized protein LOC100551916, whose product MDLPLEVPPVQPQLETQQLPPSTQVCELRTAVSCFAEETVSMLSANGLLNHSVLRTAGGMGTQTKDHGVNSAAARRKREFTPDEKKDDGYWDKRKKNNEAAKRSREKRRVSDLALEGRVLALLEENARLKAELLALKFRFGLIRDPMEPVRPVVALAPGPEVPRPATTPQHYPVAPEPPRYACPFRPEPATSSEDSGFSTPGSSNMGSPVFFEERDRAEEGMVYDGQCLVPEAPVDGADLGRAGRYDSGESVKGLPHKLRFKMAVGSEEVAGEPSGHYPPSPPMGTWRGPATREEQRSVGVPGGAMAFDSCCETDTPGVQLPALPGSHFQTENSTLRSQLASLSAEVAQLKKLFSEQILIKMN is encoded by the coding sequence ATGGATCTTCCACTGGAGGTTCCTCCAGTCCAGCCTCAACTGGAGACTCAGCAACTCCCTCCCTCCACCCAGGTCTGCGAATTGCGCACAGCTGTGTCCTGCTTTGCCGAGGAGACAGTCTCCATGCTCTCGGCCAACGGCCTTCTGAATCACTCTGTACTCAGGACAGCAGGTGGCATGGGGACCCAAACAAAGGATCATGGGGTAAACTCAGCCGCGGCCCGCCGCAAGCGAGAGTTCACCCCAGATGAGAAGAAGGATGATGGCTACTGGGACAAGAGGAAGAAGAACAACGAGGCTGCCAAGCGTTCCCGGGAGAAGCGGAGGGTCAGCGATCTGGCCCTGGAGGGGCGGGTGCTGGCCCTGTTGGAGGAGAACGCTCGCCTCAAGGCCGAACTGCTGGCTCTTAAATTCCGCTTTGGTTTGATTCGGGACCCGATGGAGCCCGTCCGGCCTGTGGTGGCCCTTGCCCCTGGCCCAGAAGTGCCTCGGCCAGCCACGACACCCCAACACTACCCGGTGGCTCCTGAGCCACCACGCTACGCCTGCCCCTTCCGACCAGAGCCAGCCACTAGCTCTGAGGATTCTGGGTTCTCCACCCCAGGCAGTTCCAATATGGGGAGCCCCGTCTTTTTTGAGGAGCGTGACAGGGCTGAGGAAGGAATGGTTTATGATGGGCAGTGCTTGGTGCCTGAGGCTCCCGTTGACGGAGCTGATTTGGGCCGGGCTGGCCGTTATGACTCTGGGGAGAGTGTCAAAGGTCTCCCCCACAAGCTGCGCTTCAAAATGGCTGTAGGGTCAGAGGAGGTTGCTGGGGAGCCCTCTGGACATTACCCACCATCTCCACCCATGGGAACCTGGAGAGGTCCAGCCACCCGGGAGGAGCAGAGGAGCGTAGGAGTGCCTGGTGGTGCCATGGCATTTGACAGCTGCTGCGAAACAGACACACCTGGAGTCCAGCTGCCAGCCCTTCCGGGGTCCcacttccagacagaaaacagcaCCTTGCGGAGCCAGCTCGCTTCACTTTCTGCTGAAGTGGCCCAGCTCAAAAAGCTCTTCTCTGAACAGATCCTGATCAAGATGAACTGA